A window of the candidate division WOR-3 bacterium genome harbors these coding sequences:
- the recR gene encoding recombination protein RecR codes for MSSFPGLGRKSSRRIVFHLLSESKATTLKLSNALQQLHEKTFFCRICGSISDSETCSICENPSRDRNVICVVENFIDQIVLESTNFYNGLYHVLGGVLSPLDGLGPEKLNVDKLMKRIGKMEIKEIIIASNPTPEGNATALYLADLLDKTGIKISRLARGIPVGGDLDLLDLETIRLSLEGRIEIKKNKLTNSVF; via the coding sequence ATGTCGTCTTTTCCTGGCTTAGGCAGGAAAAGTTCAAGGCGTATAGTCTTTCATCTTCTTTCAGAAAGCAAAGCGACAACTTTAAAACTATCAAACGCGCTCCAACAACTTCATGAAAAAACTTTTTTTTGCAGAATATGCGGAAGCATATCAGATTCTGAAACATGCAGTATTTGCGAAAATCCCTCAAGAGACAGAAACGTAATTTGCGTGGTGGAAAATTTTATAGATCAGATCGTCCTCGAAAGCACAAATTTTTACAACGGGCTTTACCATGTTTTAGGCGGAGTCCTCTCTCCTCTTGACGGTTTGGGTCCGGAAAAGTTGAACGTCGATAAACTGATGAAAAGAATCGGCAAGATGGAAATCAAAGAAATCATAATAGCTTCAAATCCAACTCCTGAAGGCAACGCAACAGCTCTTTATCTTGCCGATTTATTGGATAAAACCGGAATCAAAATTTCAAGGCTCGCCAGGGGGATTCCTGTGGGAGGGGATCTCGACCTTTTAGATTTAGAGACAATAAGGCTCTCCCTCGAAGGAAGAATTGAAATAAAAAAAAACAAGTTGACTAATAGTGTCTTTTAA
- a CDS encoding roadblock/LC7 domain-containing protein produces MSYEHIDILEEDFWVLKNITSAFQKTIDARVIVLIDRSGQPIVSCGETENIDILAFSSLVAADYAATSHLASLIGENAFATLHHQGIENNIFIQIIEDKFILAIIFKSHTPLGRVKVEALRTKENLTEIFQKITKKIEEDKTTVFPTEDIEIDNFLEDFFEDLH; encoded by the coding sequence ATGTCTTATGAACACATAGATATACTTGAAGAAGACTTTTGGGTCTTGAAGAACATAACTTCGGCGTTTCAAAAGACCATCGACGCCCGAGTTATTGTCCTCATAGACCGTTCCGGACAACCTATTGTCTCCTGCGGTGAAACCGAAAACATAGACATTCTCGCGTTTTCTTCACTCGTGGCGGCAGATTATGCCGCGACCAGCCATTTAGCAAGCTTGATCGGAGAAAATGCTTTCGCGACGCTCCACCACCAGGGTATTGAAAACAATATTTTTATACAGATAATTGAGGACAAGTTCATCCTCGCGATAATATTCAAATCACATACCCCTCTGGGTAGAGTTAAAGTTGAAGCTTTGAGAACAAAGGAAAACCTCACGGAAATTTTTCAGAAAATAACTAAAAAAATCGAAGAGGATAAGACAACGGTTTTCCCGACGGAAGACATTGAAATTGACAATTTTCTTGAAGATTTTTTTGAAGATTTACATTAG
- a CDS encoding GTPase domain-containing protein, translating into MSVINYASREINCKIVYYGPGLGGKTTNLKKIYEKVNPNHRGELISLATDMDRTLFFDFVPVDLGTIRGFKTRFHLYTVPGQVYYNASRKLILRGVDGVIFVADSQIERLEDNIESMRNLIENLKEYNLKLGEIPFVIQYNKRDLPNIAPLNQLEKLLNPLKVPTFEAVASEGIGVFSTLKEVSKLVLKKLSQ; encoded by the coding sequence TTGTCGGTAATTAATTACGCGTCAAGAGAGATAAATTGTAAAATCGTGTATTACGGTCCGGGTCTGGGCGGTAAAACGACAAACCTCAAGAAAATCTACGAAAAGGTCAACCCCAACCACAGGGGCGAGTTGATATCTCTTGCAACAGACATGGACAGAACGCTTTTCTTCGATTTTGTCCCGGTGGACCTTGGAACCATTAGAGGTTTTAAAACCCGGTTCCACCTCTACACAGTTCCAGGTCAGGTTTACTACAACGCTTCGAGAAAACTAATCTTGAGAGGAGTTGACGGAGTAATATTCGTAGCTGATTCGCAGATAGAGAGGCTTGAAGACAACATCGAAAGCATGCGCAACTTGATAGAAAATCTTAAAGAATACAATCTGAAACTCGGGGAAATTCCTTTTGTAATTCAATACAACAAGCGCGATCTTCCTAATATCGCCCCTCTAAACCAGCTTGAAAAACTTTTAAACCCCTTGAAGGTACCTACCTTCGAAGCAGTAGCAAGCGAAGGGATCGGAGTTTTTTCGACTTTAAAAGAAGTGTCGAAGTTAGTCTTGAAGAAACTCTCCCAGTAA